A single region of the Sulfurospirillum arsenophilum NBRC 109478 genome encodes:
- a CDS encoding flagellin, whose amino-acid sequence MKVSSSSNTQVLNLITQNKSQTDVMLEKINATRELSGKDGANLVVSDSLASQIATLSQGVQNANESIGMYQIADASVQAIQSGADKLNDLSVRFNNAALGTDQKAMLQKQFEDISNSMQDIVAQTTYNGQNLLSGNTGLDVSGLSDLSINDQEGIANFRENLSSLSSTISSQMNSASSSITSSLTAMTNLSSANAQISEKPLDQKIAEINSDQIKLSSSVLGQIHQNSMMQQNVSALLV is encoded by the coding sequence ATGAAAGTTTCCAGTAGTTCCAATACGCAAGTACTCAATTTAATTACTCAAAATAAATCCCAAACAGATGTTATGTTAGAAAAAATCAATGCTACCAGAGAGCTCAGTGGTAAAGATGGCGCTAACTTAGTTGTTTCAGACTCTTTAGCTTCTCAAATTGCAACGCTTAGTCAAGGTGTGCAAAACGCCAATGAGAGCATTGGTATGTACCAAATTGCAGACGCTTCCGTGCAAGCCATCCAATCAGGAGCCGATAAGCTCAATGACCTTTCCGTTCGTTTCAATAATGCGGCTTTAGGAACGGATCAAAAAGCGATGTTACAAAAACAGTTCGAAGACATTAGTAATTCGATGCAAGATATCGTTGCACAAACCACCTACAACGGTCAAAATCTTCTCAGTGGCAACACTGGGCTTGATGTTTCAGGGCTCAGCGATTTGAGCATTAACGATCAAGAAGGCATCGCCAATTTTAGAGAAAATCTCAGCTCACTCTCTTCGACTATTAGCTCACAAATGAACAGTGCTAGCAGTAGCATTACCAGTTCATTGACGGCTATGACAAACTTAAGCAGTGCCAATGCACAGATTTCAGAAAAACCACTGGATCAAAAGATCGCAGAGATTAACAGCGATCAGATAAAACTCAGTAGTTCTGTTTTAGGCCAAATTCATCAAAACAGTATGATGCAACAAAATGTTTCGGCGCTTTTAGTTTAA
- a CDS encoding alpha/beta hydrolase, with protein sequence MRKLLLGVIGLYLVAMGYLYFTQNDQLFPAKLIEKEAKVSGENIESLSLYVKENVILDGVLRKDQESDAGLILYFGGNADDATRFVLHVKELHGYDIVTFNYRGYVGSTGEPSEEALFEDALKIYDTYAKGRKVVVIGRSLGTGVATYLASKRVVDGLVLLTPYDSILSLAKLKYPFFPIDLLLKNKFESINYLPFVKAKIAVVEVENDATIPRYHFEKFVEAMPRKPLHVILANTTHGKILEHPAFTSELQTILGKIIE encoded by the coding sequence ATGAGAAAACTTTTACTCGGAGTGATTGGACTCTATTTGGTAGCAATGGGATATTTGTATTTTACGCAAAATGACCAACTCTTTCCTGCTAAACTGATCGAGAAAGAAGCCAAAGTCAGTGGTGAAAACATTGAGTCACTCTCTTTATATGTAAAAGAAAATGTCATCCTTGATGGAGTGTTGCGCAAAGATCAAGAGAGCGATGCAGGGCTTATTCTTTACTTTGGTGGAAATGCCGATGATGCAACGCGCTTTGTTTTACATGTAAAAGAGCTTCATGGCTATGATATTGTGACGTTTAATTACCGCGGTTACGTTGGAAGTACGGGAGAACCTAGCGAAGAAGCGCTTTTTGAAGATGCTTTGAAGATTTATGATACCTACGCCAAAGGTCGAAAAGTTGTTGTGATAGGTCGAAGTTTAGGCACAGGTGTTGCAACATACCTTGCAAGTAAGCGGGTGGTCGATGGCTTGGTACTTCTCACACCTTACGATTCGATTCTCTCTTTGGCCAAACTCAAATACCCTTTCTTCCCAATCGACCTTTTACTCAAAAATAAATTTGAAAGCATTAACTACTTGCCTTTCGTGAAAGCAAAAATAGCGGTGGTTGAGGTAGAAAATGATGCTACTATTCCACGGTATCATTTCGAAAAATTTGTAGAAGCCATGCCAAGAAAGCCTTTACATGTCATCCTTGCCAATACCACGCATGGCAAAATTCTCGAACACCCAGCATTTACAAGCGAATTACAAACTATATTAGGAAAAATCATTGAATAA
- a CDS encoding acetyl-CoA carboxylase biotin carboxylase subunit, with protein sequence MKIEKILVANRGEIALRAIRTIKEMGKQAIAVYSTADKDALYLQHADASICIGGAKSSESYLSIPAIISAAEISGCDAIFPGYGFLSENQTFVEVCKHHNIKFIGPSVDSMVLMSDKSKAKEVMKKAGVPVILGSEGALESVEEAKKLAEQIGLPVIVKASAGGGGRGMRVVEKMEDLEKSFLAAESEALSAFGDGTLYMEKYIKNPRHIEVQVIGDSFGNVLHIGERDCSMQRRHQKLIEESPAIALDAKTRARLHEVAVKATKYIGYENAGTFEFLLDADKNFYFMEMNTRLQVEHCVSEMVSGIDIIEWMIRVAEGEKLFDQSALTFRGHAIECRITAEDPVKFIPSPGKITKYIIPGGRNVRMDSHAYQGYVVPSHYDSMIGKLVVWGEDRTRAIAKMKQALSELQIEGIKTVRDFHLNMMDNKDFIENKFDTNYLSRY encoded by the coding sequence ATGAAGATTGAGAAAATTCTTGTTGCCAATCGTGGTGAAATCGCCCTTCGTGCAATAAGAACCATCAAAGAGATGGGGAAACAAGCGATTGCGGTTTATTCCACTGCGGATAAAGATGCACTCTATCTTCAACATGCCGATGCAAGTATTTGTATTGGTGGTGCAAAATCATCTGAGAGCTATTTGAGTATTCCTGCGATCATTAGTGCAGCTGAGATCAGTGGTTGTGATGCTATCTTCCCAGGCTATGGTTTTCTAAGTGAGAACCAAACGTTTGTTGAAGTATGTAAACACCACAATATTAAATTTATTGGACCATCCGTTGACTCTATGGTTTTAATGAGTGATAAATCAAAAGCCAAAGAAGTGATGAAAAAAGCAGGTGTACCAGTAATTCTTGGTAGTGAAGGTGCGCTTGAGAGTGTTGAAGAAGCGAAAAAATTGGCTGAACAAATCGGACTTCCTGTTATCGTTAAAGCGAGTGCAGGTGGTGGTGGACGTGGTATGCGTGTGGTTGAGAAGATGGAAGATTTGGAAAAATCATTTCTTGCAGCTGAAAGCGAAGCGCTAAGTGCGTTTGGCGATGGCACGCTTTACATGGAAAAATACATCAAAAACCCACGCCACATTGAAGTTCAAGTTATCGGTGACTCATTTGGCAATGTGCTTCATATTGGTGAGCGTGACTGTTCAATGCAGAGACGTCATCAAAAACTCATTGAAGAGTCTCCTGCTATTGCACTTGATGCAAAAACGAGAGCACGACTTCATGAGGTAGCCGTTAAAGCGACCAAATATATCGGTTATGAAAATGCTGGTACGTTTGAGTTCCTTTTAGATGCTGACAAAAACTTCTACTTTATGGAAATGAACACCAGACTTCAAGTGGAGCATTGTGTCAGTGAAATGGTGAGCGGTATCGACATCATCGAGTGGATGATTCGTGTGGCAGAGGGTGAAAAACTTTTTGATCAAAGCGCATTGACATTTCGCGGTCATGCCATAGAGTGTCGTATTACGGCTGAAGATCCTGTCAAGTTTATTCCAAGTCCGGGTAAGATTACAAAGTATATCATTCCTGGAGGACGTAATGTTCGTATGGACTCACATGCATACCAAGGCTATGTTGTTCCATCTCATTATGACTCTATGATTGGAAAGCTTGTCGTTTGGGGTGAAGATCGCACACGCGCTATTGCAAAAATGAAACAAGCTTTGAGTGAGTTACAAATTGAGGGAATTAAAACGGTAAGGGATTTTCATTTGAATATGATGGATAACAAAGACTTTATCGAAAATAAGTTTGACACAAACTATCTTTCACGCTACTAA
- a CDS encoding class I SAM-dependent methyltransferase: protein MPRLNNKTFYENAIKRYGCTAKGLNWNSKQSQHTRFEVIHTLLEEHLPSSTVIDAGCGFGDLYLYLQQKGSLPRKYVGYDMLQEALFVAKKRTKQHFAHKDILNDELEHADFYIASGSMNILNRFETFLFIRRCFEASKKGFIFNLLRGEEKEGHFNYFLPEEIEAHVNDFAYDVEIYEGYMEGDFTVFLKKEDL from the coding sequence ATGCCACGTCTTAACAATAAAACCTTTTATGAAAATGCCATCAAACGCTATGGCTGTACGGCAAAGGGGTTAAACTGGAACTCCAAGCAGTCACAACACACGCGCTTTGAAGTGATTCACACGCTTTTGGAAGAGCATTTACCTTCCAGTACCGTTATAGATGCGGGATGTGGCTTTGGTGATCTTTATCTCTATTTGCAACAAAAAGGTTCACTCCCTCGCAAATATGTGGGTTACGATATGCTACAAGAAGCACTCTTCGTAGCTAAAAAACGTACCAAACAGCATTTTGCGCATAAAGATATTTTAAACGATGAACTAGAACATGCTGACTTTTACATCGCAAGTGGCTCGATGAATATCTTGAACCGTTTTGAGACGTTTTTATTTATTCGCCGTTGCTTTGAAGCTTCCAAAAAAGGGTTCATTTTTAATCTGCTCAGAGGCGAGGAGAAAGAGGGTCATTTTAACTATTTTTTACCCGAAGAGATCGAAGCACACGTCAATGATTTTGCATATGATGTGGAAATTTACGAGGGCTATATGGAAGGTGATTTCACCGTATTTTTAAAGAAGGAAGATTTATGA
- the accB gene encoding acetyl-CoA carboxylase biotin carboxyl carrier protein: MDKNEIRELIRIFDKSDITKLKIKEGDFSIELQKGFDGPVAYAAAPVVHTPSAAPVAPAPVAQIGGEASINAAPAGLSIKSPMVGTFYKSPAPGAAPFAKVGDVIRKGQPIGIIEAMKIMNEIEAEFDCKILEILVEDGQPVEYDMPIFAVEKV; the protein is encoded by the coding sequence ATGGACAAAAATGAGATCAGAGAGTTAATACGTATTTTTGACAAAAGTGATATTACAAAACTGAAAATCAAAGAGGGTGATTTTAGCATTGAGTTGCAAAAAGGTTTTGATGGCCCTGTTGCCTATGCAGCGGCCCCTGTTGTACATACCCCAAGCGCTGCTCCTGTAGCCCCAGCCCCTGTTGCTCAAATTGGTGGCGAAGCGAGCATCAATGCTGCTCCTGCTGGTTTAAGTATCAAATCACCAATGGTAGGAACTTTCTACAAATCTCCAGCACCTGGTGCTGCTCCGTTTGCAAAAGTGGGCGATGTTATCCGTAAAGGTCAACCAATCGGCATTATTGAAGCGATGAAAATCATGAATGAAATTGAAGCAGAATTTGACTGTAAAATTTTAGAAATCCTTGTTGAAGATGGTCAGCCAGTAGAATACGATATGCCAATCTTTGCGGTGGAGAAAGTGTAA
- a CDS encoding peptidylprolyl isomerase produces MKIKLKVLTFVTLGASLLFSPVNAATVDGVSVIINKEPITLYDVFKYSQRFNISKKESLDILVRQKLEESEIKKQNISVDNFEVDQYIESLAISNNMNQYDFLNMIRSKNIDIAEYKEDLKKKLQRDKLYKKIVSTKMQQLNDGELKAYYNDNLHEFSQAGSFDVTIYTSANQQSLSTIQSNPMSAATDVQLQEGKIEAGKTDPKLLALLNKTPKGKFTSISKTDSNYVMFFIKEKYNVQSVSFDEAKNYIYNKLGEGKEQKGIEEYFEKLKSSANIQVVRAP; encoded by the coding sequence ATGAAGATTAAACTAAAGGTGTTAACTTTTGTAACTTTGGGCGCAAGCCTTCTTTTTTCACCTGTGAATGCGGCCACCGTTGACGGTGTTTCTGTGATTATCAATAAAGAACCTATCACCCTTTATGACGTTTTCAAATACTCTCAACGCTTTAATATCTCTAAAAAAGAGTCCTTGGATATTCTAGTACGACAAAAGCTTGAAGAGTCTGAAATCAAGAAACAAAACATCAGCGTTGACAATTTTGAAGTCGATCAATACATCGAAAGCTTAGCGATTAGTAACAATATGAACCAATACGATTTTCTCAATATGATCCGTTCAAAAAATATTGACATTGCAGAATACAAAGAAGATCTTAAAAAGAAACTTCAACGCGATAAGCTCTACAAAAAAATTGTTAGTACAAAAATGCAACAACTAAATGATGGTGAACTTAAAGCCTATTATAATGATAATCTTCATGAATTTTCACAAGCTGGCTCTTTTGATGTAACAATTTATACCAGTGCAAATCAACAAAGCCTTTCAACCATTCAAAGCAATCCTATGAGTGCTGCAACGGATGTTCAACTCCAAGAAGGAAAAATTGAAGCAGGCAAAACGGATCCAAAACTTTTAGCACTTTTGAATAAAACACCAAAAGGCAAATTTACGTCTATCAGCAAAACCGATTCAAACTACGTAATGTTCTTTATCAAAGAGAAATATAACGTACAAAGCGTCTCATTTGATGAGGCAAAAAATTATATTTATAATAAACTTGGCGAAGGTAAAGAGCAAAAAGGAATTGAAGAGTATTTTGAAAAACTCAAGTCTTCTGCAAACATCCAAGTTGTCAGAGCACCGTAA
- the dcd gene encoding dCTP deaminase: MGLKADSWIREKSLKERMIEPFCEDQVGKDVVSYGVSSYGYDIRVGREFKIFTNVNSTVVDPKEFDDKNVIDFEGDICIVPPNSFALARTVEYFRIPKNVLAICLGKSTYARCGIIVNVTPFEPEFEGHITIEISNTTPLPAKIYANEGIAQVLFLEGDTPCETTYKDKHGKYQGQTGITLPRILK, translated from the coding sequence ATGGGTTTAAAAGCAGATAGTTGGATACGAGAAAAATCGCTCAAAGAGCGTATGATAGAGCCTTTTTGCGAGGATCAAGTCGGTAAAGATGTTGTAAGTTATGGCGTGAGTAGTTATGGGTATGACATCCGTGTGGGACGTGAATTTAAGATTTTTACCAATGTCAATTCGACTGTCGTTGATCCTAAAGAATTTGACGATAAAAATGTAATTGATTTTGAAGGTGATATTTGTATTGTTCCACCTAACTCTTTTGCATTGGCACGTACGGTTGAGTACTTTAGAATTCCAAAAAATGTCCTTGCAATTTGTTTAGGTAAAAGTACGTATGCACGTTGCGGCATCATCGTTAATGTTACCCCGTTTGAGCCAGAGTTTGAAGGTCACATCACCATCGAAATTTCAAATACAACGCCGTTGCCAGCAAAAATCTATGCCAACGAAGGCATCGCGCAAGTGCTCTTTTTAGAGGGTGATACGCCATGTGAAACCACCTACAAAGACAAACACGGTAAGTACCAAGGTCAAACAGGCATTACATTACCGCGCATTTTAAAATAA
- a CDS encoding class I SAM-dependent rRNA methyltransferase — MNKVYIKHSVVPKLRRFTPWVYANEIDSALEEFQSGEVVALFSKKDGFLGTAYVNPKCAIFARILSFGKEEIGKKFFHNRIKRAIAKREALLSQTNAVRLIHSEADFLPGLIVDKYGDTLSIQINTAGMETFRELILSTLKQLVNPSWIVEKSDEHSREIEGLESKNGTLFGTSTKEFELKENGLNFLVDIEDAQKTGFYLDQRKNRSICASYIKENDTVLDICCNAGGFGISALAKGAKNAVFVDISESAIEQTKVNLQANAMETYETYAADAFTFMKEKKYKNSFDLIVLDPPSFAKTKEQASGAKRGFKHLLMESTKAVKDSGLIALFSCSFHVGKKELLEIAMEVSHDLKVQYILLEQMQQDSDHPCLINASASFYLNGLLLRVEK, encoded by the coding sequence TTGAATAAAGTTTATATCAAACACTCCGTTGTTCCCAAACTAAGACGCTTTACCCCATGGGTTTATGCCAACGAAATCGACTCTGCTCTAGAGGAATTTCAAAGCGGTGAAGTCGTAGCACTCTTTTCAAAAAAAGATGGTTTTTTAGGAACCGCCTATGTCAATCCAAAATGTGCGATTTTCGCGCGCATTCTTAGCTTTGGCAAAGAGGAGATTGGTAAAAAGTTTTTCCACAACCGCATCAAAAGAGCCATCGCAAAGCGTGAGGCACTTCTGTCTCAAACCAATGCCGTACGTCTCATACACTCCGAAGCAGACTTTTTACCAGGGCTTATTGTCGACAAGTATGGCGACACACTCTCCATTCAGATCAACACCGCCGGTATGGAAACCTTTCGTGAGTTGATACTCAGTACACTCAAACAGCTTGTCAACCCTTCTTGGATCGTTGAGAAGTCCGATGAGCACTCACGCGAAATCGAAGGCTTAGAGAGTAAAAATGGCACACTCTTTGGAACATCAACCAAAGAATTTGAACTCAAAGAAAATGGCTTGAACTTTTTAGTGGACATTGAAGATGCCCAAAAAACAGGCTTTTACCTAGACCAGCGTAAAAATAGATCTATCTGTGCAAGTTACATCAAAGAGAATGATACAGTGCTAGACATCTGCTGTAATGCGGGTGGCTTTGGCATCTCTGCCCTTGCCAAAGGCGCTAAAAATGCCGTCTTTGTGGACATCTCAGAATCAGCCATAGAGCAAACCAAAGTAAACTTGCAAGCCAACGCAATGGAAACGTATGAAACCTATGCCGCCGATGCGTTTACGTTCATGAAAGAGAAAAAATACAAAAACAGTTTTGACCTGATCGTTCTTGATCCACCCTCTTTCGCCAAAACCAAAGAGCAAGCAAGCGGAGCTAAACGAGGCTTTAAACATCTTTTGATGGAATCCACCAAAGCGGTAAAGGATAGCGGCTTAATCGCATTGTTCTCATGCTCCTTTCATGTAGGTAAAAAAGAGCTTTTAGAGATCGCGATGGAAGTCTCACACGATCTTAAAGTGCAATACATATTGCTTGAGCAAATGCAACAAGACAGTGACCATCCATGTTTGATTAATGCTTCTGCCTCGTTTTATTTGAATGGATTGTTGTTGAGGGTTGAGAAGTAA
- the pseB gene encoding UDP-N-acetylglucosamine 4,6-dehydratase (inverting) produces MFNGKNIFITGGTGSFGKKYTEILLKNYKPNKIIIYSRDELKQYEMAQQFTDPAMRFFIGDVRDVDRLKNAMYGVDYVIHAAALKHVPIAEYNPMECIKTNIYGAQNVIDAALECGVSKVIALSTDKAANPINLYGATKLASDKLFVAANNIRGARRTEFAVVRYGNVVGSRGSVVPLFKKLIAEGVKELPITEAEMTRFWITLEQGVNFVLKNFERMKGGEIFIPKIASMKMVDLAKSMAPHLGVKIIGIRPGEKMHEVMVPKDDSHLTLEFHDHYVIQPSILFTQQNDFTCNALGEKGTPVQYGFEYSSETNTQWLDAKGLMEMINA; encoded by the coding sequence GTGTTTAATGGAAAAAATATTTTTATTACCGGTGGCACAGGCAGTTTTGGCAAAAAATATACTGAAATTCTTTTAAAAAATTACAAACCCAATAAAATCATTATTTACTCCAGAGATGAGCTCAAACAGTATGAAATGGCACAGCAATTCACCGACCCAGCTATGCGTTTTTTTATCGGTGATGTCAGAGACGTCGATCGTCTTAAAAATGCGATGTATGGTGTGGACTATGTTATTCACGCCGCAGCACTCAAACACGTCCCCATAGCAGAATACAACCCGATGGAGTGCATTAAAACCAACATTTACGGTGCGCAAAATGTCATCGATGCAGCCCTTGAATGCGGTGTTAGCAAAGTCATTGCGCTTTCTACCGACAAAGCAGCTAATCCTATCAATCTTTACGGTGCAACCAAACTCGCGAGCGATAAACTTTTTGTCGCCGCCAATAACATCAGAGGTGCGCGTAGAACAGAGTTTGCCGTCGTGCGTTATGGCAATGTTGTAGGAAGTCGTGGTTCTGTCGTACCTTTGTTTAAAAAACTCATTGCGGAAGGTGTTAAAGAACTGCCTATTACCGAAGCGGAGATGACACGTTTTTGGATTACGCTTGAGCAAGGGGTCAATTTTGTCCTTAAAAACTTTGAACGTATGAAGGGTGGAGAGATATTCATCCCTAAAATTGCTTCGATGAAAATGGTCGATTTAGCTAAAAGTATGGCACCGCATTTGGGAGTGAAAATCATCGGTATTCGCCCTGGTGAGAAGATGCACGAAGTGATGGTTCCAAAAGATGACAGCCACTTAACACTTGAATTTCATGACCATTATGTCATCCAACCGAGCATTCTGTTTACGCAACAAAACGACTTTACATGTAATGCACTTGGAGAGAAGGGAACGCCTGTTCAATACGGCTTTGAGTACAGCTCCGAAACCAATACCCAATGGCTTGATGCCAAAGGCTTGATGGAGATGATAAACGCATGA
- a CDS encoding GNAT family N-acetyltransferase, whose product MALHVKALERSNTDEFDGFYAIYSTAFPISEQKSRDTLLAMQHASFYTIYLAYNDEKIVGFCIMYHPRSEDFFLLEYLAVDESLRGIGLGSTLLKSSIEQLFKTHGIRALLIEIESPEESSSDKEIRKKREQFYRNLGALKIDSFDYILALQSVEAPPAMKLLVYHPNLHAISKPTLQRWLEKIYVDVYECRKNDPRIAQMLDTAPPILNLI is encoded by the coding sequence ATGGCTTTACATGTAAAAGCTTTAGAGAGAAGTAATACAGACGAGTTTGATGGCTTTTATGCCATCTACTCTACCGCTTTTCCAATCAGTGAACAAAAATCTCGCGATACACTTTTAGCAATGCAACACGCCTCTTTTTACACGATTTATCTTGCCTATAATGATGAAAAAATAGTTGGATTTTGTATTATGTATCATCCGCGTAGTGAAGATTTTTTCTTGTTAGAATACCTAGCCGTTGATGAGAGTCTTCGTGGCATTGGTCTTGGCTCAACACTTTTAAAAAGTAGCATTGAACAGCTCTTTAAAACACATGGAATACGAGCGCTTCTCATTGAAATAGAATCACCTGAAGAATCTTCATCGGACAAAGAAATTCGTAAAAAACGAGAACAATTTTACCGTAACTTAGGTGCATTAAAAATTGATTCGTTTGATTATATTTTAGCGTTACAAAGTGTTGAAGCGCCTCCAGCGATGAAGCTTTTGGTCTACCATCCAAACTTGCATGCAATCTCTAAACCAACCTTGCAAAGATGGCTTGAAAAGATTTATGTGGATGTTTATGAATGCCGTAAAAATGACCCACGCATTGCGCAAATGCTTGATACTGCACCACCGATTTTAAACCTTATTTAG